In Peromyscus leucopus breed LL Stock chromosome 16_21, UCI_PerLeu_2.1, whole genome shotgun sequence, a single genomic region encodes these proteins:
- the Mdc1 gene encoding LOW QUALITY PROTEIN: mediator of DNA damage checkpoint protein 1 (The sequence of the model RefSeq protein was modified relative to this genomic sequence to represent the inferred CDS: deleted 1 base in 1 codon) has protein sequence MENTQVINWDADEEEETEVSSGSLGYSLEPIGRLRLFSSAHGPERDFPLYLGKNVIGRSPDCSVALPFPSISKQHAVIEISACNKAPILQDCGSLNGTQLIKPPKVLTPGVSHRLRDWELILFADFPCQYHRLDVPPPLVSRGLLTIEKTPRIQGGSQTSRVLLAEDSEEEMDFLSDRCVANGSRNTTSPSATVVPESDEEGSSPAPSVPGPSLPLDLGSDTDEEQGQQPAVGGSSSAARNGIQLVQAQPAEQKFKDPKVTSGAGSGAALAGPVVEKSPTPGEDSDTDMEEERIPVTPPVVPGKKKQQQQRVLLGVGTKDPGAPEAAQLQDSPAGSDTDVEEGKVSLAVPQERNHTSMVIDSDTDEEDEVSAAFTLAHLKERGITLWSRDPGLEEVKSQPQVLVERSQSASGRDSDTDMEEGKREVVPDSPMDLEEAPTVTHSESQPPHRPGDVDEDVDMSSPGGRLEGNQASSATVDNNGAQEEEEIPTEPAVTLGEKHQLPPEEDWETAVEEGSSSAVADVRKSQQPVAEDTGTESAAAGSEQESTLEVGAQSRPPATPVEQVMVCTGTPGGPTQPEREEAQTPTGTEKGAQMDRTQNAKGCCDESEDLCLPATQCFVKRESQSSEAVQSLEDEPTQVFSCILPQEPGPSHVSLQTPGPGALDVPWEVLATQPFCLREPEASEPRLIATHLKAEGSSPSPTSAPPGHQHLVPKEHLGLEGREIQTVEKAMGIPKETADRVTSEREPLERTPNSGREDVIEEEELTQGQEDREPRKVLARDRQGQESGKVKGRDREGSGESSKVETEMSKDTQKREREVGNPEPESEWEPAGLEVTLDRRSTEGGSHDQTEQIADLGMGDLELASALVVSGSRGDGGKGDPVSPGRQQRGHLSFEMASAEKASKGDPEPPAHCLLSSVPEASAPPQSLLTSQSQKQSTPQPLFLMSSPSEIQLPGTLHTKPNVRPRRSSRMTPSPHSSAAPRPASRTTRGRANRSSTRTPEPTVPTDSELQPPTSTAQPVIPKPPSQGTQGSTNSSFVNTPEPVVLTGPEIQPPTSTEQPVNPNSTPRATRSRPSRSSIRTPEPLIPIGSELQPLTSTEQPVIPKPTSPATRGRPRKSSVRTPEPVVPTGHELQPPTSTEQPVTPNLTSQSSRGRPRKSSVRTPEPIVPTGPELQPPTSTEQSVTPEPSSQGRTHRSSVRTPEASIPTTSELQSFTSREQPAHKPTALSTRGRRCKASNEGSESVGPVAPDFGPPISKDHLVTPEVTGQSMTLKSSPLSAPPGSTTPKLQPPVPTAQPVPLEPIPQASHRRRRKAAGKQGSRTVPIGHEPYSAPSEPESQSSTGQGSGALETAESITITPEPAVPQVPETPTHSPLMQNEAAGRPGPIPKPPPEASRVRKKPSTTTDSPVQKRSRRQVPQKTTEPKEEDLVETQVKEESQERAIPTPDKRKRHRAEDETQGNPSRSRRAKPNQEAAAPKVLFTGVVDSRGERAVLALGGSLASSVNEASHLVTDRIRRTVKFLCALGKGIPILSLNWLYQSRKAGCFLPPDDYLVTDPEQEKNFSFSLRDALSRARERRLLEGYEIHVTPGVQPPPPQMGEIISCCGGTILPSMPHSYKPHRVVITCTEDLPRCAVPSRLGLPLLSSEFLLTGVLKQEATPEAFVLSNLEMSST, from the exons ATGGAAAACACCCAGGTTATTAACTGGGATGCTGAcgaagaggaggagacagaagtaTCCAGTGGGTCCTTGGGGTATAGCTTGGAGCCTATAGGGCGGCTACGTCTCTTCAGTAGTGCTCATGGACCAGAAAGAG ATTTCCCACTCTACCTTGGCAAGAATGTAATTGGCCGAAGCCCTGACTGCTCTGTGGCCCTGCCTTTTCCGTCCATCTCTAAACAGCATGCAGTGATTGAAATCTCAGCTTGCAACAAAGCTCCTATCCTCCAGGATTGTGGGAGCCTCAATGGCACTCAGCTCATAAAGCCCCCTAAGGTCCTGACCCCTGGAGTAAGCCATCGTCTGAGGGACTGGGAATTAATTCTGTTTGCAGACTTTCCCTGCCAATACCATCGCTTGGATGTCCCTCCACCTTTGGTCTCTCGGGGACTTCTGACTATAGAGAAGACTCCCAGAATACAGGGAGGATCCCAAACCTCTAGAGTTTTGTTGGCTGAGGattcagaggaggaaatgg ATTTTCTGTCAGATAGGTGTGTGGCAAATGGATCAAGGAATACAACATCCCCCTCAGCAACAGTAGTTCCAGAAAG TGATGAGGAGGGGTCTTCCCCAGCCCCGAGTGTCCCCGGCCCGTCTCTGCCCTTGGACTTGGGCAGTGACACAGATGAAGAACAAGGTCAGCAACCGGCAGTCGGGGGGTCCTCTTCCGCTGCCAGGAATGGCATCCAGCTGGTACAGGCTCAGCCTGCtgagcagaagttcaaggacccAAAAGTCACGAGTGGAGCAGGTAGTGGAGCGGCTCTGGCTGGGCCGGTTGTGGAGAAGAGCCCCACTCCTGGGGAGGACAGTGATACAGatatggaggaagagaggatcCCTGTGACCCCACCTGTAGTTCCtgggaagaagaagcagcagcagcagcgagtcCTGCTTGGAGTTGGTACAAAGGATCCTGGAGCACCTGAAGCGGCACAACTGCAGGACAGCCCAGCTGGTAGTGACACAGATGTGGAGGAGGGCAAGGTGTCACTGGCCGTCCCTCAAGAGAGAAACCACACATCCATGGTGATCGACAGCGATACAGATGAGGAGGATGAAGTCTCCGCAGCATTCACCTTGGCCCATCTGAAAGAGAGAGGAATTACTTTGTGGAGCAGAGACCCAGGCTTGGAAGAGGTCAAGTCCCAACCACAGGTCCTTGTAGAACGAAGCCAGAGTGCCTCCGGGAGAGACAGTGACACTGAcatggaggagggaaagagagaggtggtCCCTGACAGCCCCATGGACCTAGAAGAAGCTCCTACTGTCACCCATTCAGAGAGCCAGCCTCCCCACAGACCTGGTGATGTAGATGAGGATGTGGATATGAGTTCCCCTGGTGGCCGTCTAGAGGGAAATCAGGCCTCCTCTGCCACAGTAGACAACAATGGTgcacaagaggaggaggaaatccCGACAGAGCCAGCTGTTACCCTGGGGGAGAAGCACCAGCTGCCTCCAGAGGAGGACTGGGAAACAGCTGTGGAGGAAGGATCATCTTCAGCAGTGGCAGATGTAAGAAAGAGCCAGCAGCCAGTAGCAGAAGATACTGGGACAGAGTCGGCTGCAGCTGGTTCTGAGCAGGAgagcactctggaggtgggggCCCAAAGCAGGCCACCTGCTACACCGGTGGAGCAGGTGATGGTGTGTACAGGTACTCCAGGGGGTCCCACCCagccagagagggaggaagccCAGACCCCCACAGGAACGGAGAAAGGAGCACAAATGGACAGGACCCAGAATGCCAAAGGCTGTTGTGATG AATCTGAAGATCTGTGCCTTCCAGCTACCCAGTGCTTTGTAAAAAGGGAGAGCCAGAGCTCAGAAG CTGTCCAGAGTTTGGAAGATGAGCCTACCCAGGTCTTCTCATGTATTCTTCCCCAAGAGCCTGGACCTTCCCATGTTAGTCTTCAGACTCCAG GTCCTGGTGCCCTGGATGTGCCTTGGGAAGTCTTGGCTACACAGCCGTTTTGTCTGAGAGAACCTGAGGCCTCTGAACCCCGGCTCATTGCCACCCACCTCAAAGCTGAGGGATCCAGTCCATCTCCAACTAGTGCACCACCAGGACACCAGCATCTGGTTCCCAAGGAGCATTTGGGACTTGAAGGCAGAGAGATACAGACTGTGGAGAAAGCCATGGGTATACCAAAGGAAACAGCAGACAGGGTGACCTCTGAGAGAGAGCCGCTGGAAAGGACACCAAACAGTGGGAGAGAAGACGTGATAGAGGAAGAAGAGCTAACTCAGGGGCAAGAGGACAGAGAGCCCAGA AAGGTGTTAGCTAGAGACAGACAGGGACAAGAGTCTGGCAAGGTGAAGGGTAGGGATCGTGAAGGGAGTGGAGAGAGTTCGAAGGTAGAAACGGAGATGTCCAaagacacacagaagagagagagagaagtagggAACCCTGAACCAGAGAGCGAGTGGGAGCCTGCTGGTTTAGAAGTGACCCTTGATAGAAGGTCAACAGAGGGAGGAAGCCATGATCAGACAGAGCAGATTGCTGATTTAGGCATGGGGGACCTTGAACTTGCATCAGCCCTGGTAGTCTCTGGGAGCCggggagatggaggaaagggagacccTGTGAGCCCCGGGAGGCAGCAGAGAG GCCACTTGAGTTTCGAGATGGCATCTGCTGAAAAGGCTTCCAAG GGTGATCCAGAACCCCCAGCCCATTGCCTGCTTTCTTCGGTGCCTGAAGCTTCAGCTCCACCTCAAAGTCTCCTCACCTCTCAgagccaaaagcaatctacacctCAGCCTCTGTTTTTGATGTCTTCCCCTTCTGAGATACAGCTTCCTGGGACTCTTCATACAAAGCCTAATGTCAGGCCACGGCGGTCTTCCAGGATGACTCCCTCCCCACATTCCTCTGCTGCCCCTAGACCAGCATCTCGAACCACTCGGGGCAGGGCAAATAGGTCCTCCACCAGGACCCCAGAACCGACTGTCCCTACAGACTCCGAACTCCAGCCTCCCACCTCCACAGCACAGCCTGTCATCCCCAAACCCCCCTCTCAGGGCACTCAGGGCAGCACAAACAGTTCCTTTGTTAACACACCGGAACCAGTTGTTCTCACAGGTCCCGAAATCCAGCCACCCACCTCCACAGAACAGCCTGTTAACCCAAATTCCACACCTCGGGCTACTCGGAGCAGGCCAAGTAGGTCTTCCATCAGGACCCCAGAACCACTTATTCCCATTGGCTCTGAACTCCAGCCTCTCACCTCCACAGAACAACCTGTCATACCTAAACCCACATCTCCGGCCACTCGGGGCAGGCCACGTAAGTCTTCTGTCAGGACCCCAGAGCCAGTTGTCCCCACTGGCCATGAACTCCAGCCACCCACCTCCACAGAACAGCCTGTCACCCCTAACCTCACATCTCAGTCCTCTCGGGGCAGGCCACGTAAGTCTTCTGTCAGGACCCCAGAACCAATTGTCCCcactggccctgaactccagCCACCCACCTCCACAGAACAGTCTGTCACCCCTGAGCCCTCATCTCAGGGCAGGACACATAGGTCTTCCGTCAGAACTCCTGAGGCAAGCATTCCCACAACCTCTGAACTCCAGTCATTCACCTCTAGAGAACAGCCTGCTCACAAGCCCACAGCTCTGAGCACTCGGGGAAGGAGGTGTAAGGCCTCCAATGAGGGTTCTGAATCAGTTGGACCAGTAGCCCCTGATTTTGGGCCTCCCATCTCCAAAGACCATCTTGTTACCCCTGAGGTGACAGGTCAGAGCATGACACTCAAGTCTTCACCACTAAGTGCTCCCCCAGGGTCCACTACCCCTAAACTCCAGCCTCCTGTCCCCACAGCCCAGCCTGTTCCCCTGGAGCCTATTCCTCAAGCTAGTCACCGAAGGAGGCGGAAGGCTGCTGGGAAACAGGGCTCCCGCACAGTTCCCATTGGCCACGAGCCTTACTCGGCACCCTCTGAACCTGAGTCCCAATCTTCAACCGGCCAAGGCTCAGGGGCATTAGAAACAGCTGAGTCGATTACAATCACTCCTGAGCCCGCTGTTCCCCAGGTTCCGGAGACCCCCACTCACAGTCCTCTGATGCAAAATGAAGCAGCTGGGAGACCAGGGCCCATCCCCAAGCCCCCGCCTGAGGCTTCTCGAGTCCGCAAGAAGCCTTCCACTACCACAGACTCACCAGTTCAAAAACGTTCCCGAAGACAAGTTCCCCAGAAGACCACAGAACCCAAGGAAGAAGATCTTGTGGAAACTCAAGTGAAGGAAGAG TCTCAGGAGAGAGCAATTCCAACACCAGACAAGAGAAAGAGGCACCGTGCAGAAGACGAGACCCAAGGAAACCCAAGTCGAAGCCGGCGGGCTAAGCCTAACCAAGAAGCGGCAGCCCCCAAG GTACTGTTCACAGGCGTCGTGGATTCTCGTGGGGAGCGTGCAGTCCTGGCTCTGGGAGGCAGTCTGGCCAGCTCAGTAAATGAGGCCTCCCACTTGGTCACTGATCGCATCCGCAGGACAGTCAAGTTCTTGTGTGCCCTGGGGAAAGGGATCCCCATCCTCTCCCTGAACTGGCTGTATCAG TCCAGAAAGGCAGGTTGCTTCTTGCCGCCGGATGACTACTTGGTGACTGATCCTGAACAAGAGAAGAATTTTAGCTTCAGCCTTCGGGATGCCCTGAGCCGGGCTCGGGAGCGAAGACTGCTGGAG GGCTACGAGATCCATGTGACCCCTGGAGTGCAGCCACCCCCACCTCAGATGGGAGAGATCATCAGCTGCTGTGGAGGCACAATCCTGCCCAGCATGCCCCATTCCTATAAG CCTCATCGAGTTGTCATAACTTGCACTGAAGACCTTCCTCGATGTGCTGTTCCATCTCGTCTGGGactacctctcctctcctctgagtTCCTCCTGACGGGAGTGCTGAAGCAGGAAGCCACCCCAGAGGCCTTTGTCCTCTCCAATCTGGAAATGTCATCtacctaa